One genomic region from Euzebya tangerina encodes:
- a CDS encoding acyl-CoA dehydrogenase family protein, producing MRTEPFTEELDQLRSTVRQWVQSEIAPNVEEWEADGFPDKIVRRAGELGFLGLTVAEAYGGSGADYWATAVLGEELGRSGFGGLPMALAVQTDMATPPIEKFGTEHQKQHYLRPAVEGTKIAAIGISEPEAGSDVAGVRTRAVRHGDGWVLNGAKTYITNGTRADFITMVVRTSGEPGEHAGLSLMLVDTDLPGFSVAKKLDKLGMRSSDTAELSMVDVPLGPHALLGEEGKGFEQIMWQLQGERLISGFQALGTAQDLLERALAYGRERHAFGRPIASFQVQRHRLAHVATRIEAYKRMLYVAADAWNRGEYPTLLVAQVKLAGARLAHWVADEVMQLFGGFGYAEESGIPRLWRDMRLPRIGGGADEVQLEIIGKMLEATPTLPRLGTPDRNGRRDPDRFHRPGATAAGSDEHGGGLQPLYTAEHDALRGTARRFVAERISPHVEEWEQRRDFPRSLFAEVGQAGFFGLKFDEAYGGSGPDFVAQSVWVEELARAGAGGLAADLGSHSDLAALYVARAGSEEQKHRWLVPSIAGTVIGALGITEPDAGSDVAATTTRAVPDGDDWVINGAKTYITNGSWCDYVVVLATTDPAAGHGGKTLFVVEADTPGFERRRLSMLGWHTSHTGELSFSDVRVPDSHRLGEVGAGFYAVMQNFAWERVMMSLGATAAAEIALEGAMAYGRQRHAFGRPIGSFQTWRHTFADFATQIAMGRALTEQALRVMLAGHGDAAVVAAKAKLFTQRLAVEVTDACVQIHGGAGYMTEFPAQRWLRDARLGPIGGGTDEIMCEIIGRSLAV from the coding sequence ATGCGCACCGAGCCGTTCACCGAGGAGCTCGACCAGCTCCGCTCCACCGTCCGCCAGTGGGTCCAGAGCGAGATCGCGCCGAACGTGGAGGAGTGGGAGGCCGACGGCTTCCCCGACAAGATCGTGCGGCGCGCCGGGGAGCTCGGATTCCTCGGCCTGACGGTCGCGGAGGCCTACGGGGGGTCGGGGGCTGACTACTGGGCCACCGCCGTGCTCGGCGAGGAGCTCGGCCGGTCGGGGTTCGGTGGCCTACCGATGGCGCTGGCGGTCCAGACCGACATGGCCACGCCACCAATCGAGAAGTTCGGGACGGAGCATCAGAAGCAGCACTACCTGCGACCGGCGGTCGAGGGCACCAAGATCGCCGCCATCGGCATCTCCGAGCCCGAGGCCGGTTCCGACGTCGCCGGTGTGCGAACCCGCGCCGTGCGGCACGGCGACGGGTGGGTGCTCAACGGCGCCAAGACCTACATCACCAACGGGACACGAGCTGACTTCATCACCATGGTCGTCCGGACCAGCGGTGAGCCCGGGGAGCACGCAGGGCTCTCCCTCATGCTGGTCGACACCGACCTGCCGGGGTTCAGCGTCGCGAAGAAGCTGGACAAGCTCGGAATGCGCTCCTCCGACACCGCCGAGTTGTCCATGGTGGACGTCCCGCTCGGTCCCCATGCGCTGCTGGGCGAGGAGGGCAAGGGCTTCGAGCAGATCATGTGGCAGCTGCAGGGCGAGCGGCTGATCAGCGGGTTCCAGGCCCTCGGGACGGCGCAGGACCTGCTGGAGCGGGCGCTGGCGTACGGGCGCGAGCGCCACGCGTTCGGCCGGCCCATCGCGTCGTTCCAGGTCCAACGCCATCGGCTCGCCCACGTGGCCACGCGGATCGAGGCGTACAAGCGGATGCTGTACGTGGCGGCCGACGCCTGGAACCGCGGTGAGTACCCGACCCTGCTCGTGGCCCAGGTGAAGCTCGCCGGCGCGAGGCTCGCCCACTGGGTGGCCGATGAGGTCATGCAGCTGTTCGGCGGGTTCGGATACGCCGAGGAGTCGGGCATTCCCCGCCTCTGGCGCGACATGCGACTCCCGCGGATCGGCGGTGGGGCGGATGAGGTCCAACTCGAGATCATCGGGAAGATGCTCGAGGCAACCCCGACCCTGCCGCGCTTGGGCACGCCCGATCGCAACGGTCGGCGCGACCCCGACCGCTTCCACCGGCCAGGGGCAACCGCAGCCGGGTCCGACGAGCACGGAGGCGGGCTGCAGCCGCTGTACACCGCCGAGCACGACGCCCTCCGTGGGACCGCTCGTCGGTTCGTCGCCGAGCGGATCAGCCCCCACGTCGAGGAGTGGGAGCAGCGCCGGGACTTCCCCCGCTCGCTGTTCGCCGAGGTCGGCCAGGCCGGGTTCTTCGGCCTCAAGTTCGACGAGGCGTACGGCGGGTCCGGTCCGGACTTCGTCGCACAGTCGGTGTGGGTCGAGGAGCTGGCGCGGGCCGGTGCCGGCGGATTGGCGGCGGATCTCGGCTCCCACAGCGACCTGGCCGCCCTCTACGTCGCCCGCGCCGGCTCGGAGGAGCAGAAGCACCGCTGGCTGGTCCCCTCCATCGCGGGAACCGTCATCGGTGCGCTCGGGATCACGGAGCCGGACGCCGGGTCGGACGTGGCCGCCACCACAACCCGTGCTGTCCCGGACGGCGACGACTGGGTGATCAACGGCGCCAAGACCTACATCACCAACGGATCCTGGTGTGACTACGTCGTGGTCTTGGCGACGACGGATCCCGCTGCCGGCCACGGCGGCAAGACGCTGTTCGTGGTCGAGGCCGACACGCCGGGCTTCGAGCGCCGCCGCCTGTCCATGTTGGGCTGGCACACCTCCCACACCGGTGAGCTGAGCTTCTCCGACGTCCGCGTGCCCGACAGCCACCGGCTGGGCGAGGTGGGTGCCGGCTTCTACGCCGTCATGCAGAACTTCGCCTGGGAGCGCGTGATGATGTCGCTCGGGGCGACCGCGGCGGCGGAGATCGCGTTGGAGGGGGCCATGGCCTACGGACGGCAGCGGCACGCCTTCGGCCGCCCGATCGGCAGCTTCCAGACGTGGCGACACACCTTCGCGGACTTCGCGACCCAGATCGCGATGGGACGCGCGCTCACCGAGCAGGCACTGCGCGTGATGCTGGCCGGTCATGGCGATGCCGCGGTGGTGGCGGCGAAGGCCAAGCTGTTCACCCAGCGGCTTGCCGTCGAGGTGACGGACGCCTGCGTGCAGATCCACGGCGGCGCCGGCTACATGACGGAGTTCCCAGCGCAGCGCTGGCTGCGCGACGCACGGCTCGGCCCCATCGGCGGCGGCACCGATGAGATCATGTGCGAGATCATCGGCCGCAGTCTGGCCGTCTAG